A genomic window from Hyalangium gracile includes:
- a CDS encoding lysophospholipid acyltransferase family protein yields MSERTFSRPVRILRTALAASWAMLSLGVFIPLALLALPVDRRQRVHDVCSVLWARGILALVGARLVVRGAEHVSRDEHYIIVANHQSILDAMVMVAALQPLTSVRMVARRGAFRIPLMGWGMRLFGHISVDPRSMRASLPGLQQAQQGVARRWSTVFFPEGTRSEDGRMRPFHNSAFHIASRAGVRVLPVTVSGSFDVMPRHSSWALRKGTVHVLIHPPMGPLEQTHDAAVAASTACHQLIEAALPRSPSEAPLPVSA; encoded by the coding sequence ATGTCCGAGCGCACCTTCTCCCGCCCCGTCCGAATCCTGAGGACGGCGCTGGCCGCGAGCTGGGCCATGCTCTCGCTGGGGGTGTTCATCCCGCTCGCCCTGCTGGCGCTGCCCGTGGACCGGCGGCAGCGCGTGCATGACGTCTGCTCCGTCCTCTGGGCGCGCGGCATCCTCGCCCTGGTGGGCGCTCGGCTCGTGGTGCGTGGCGCCGAGCACGTCTCCCGGGACGAGCACTACATCATCGTCGCCAACCACCAGAGCATCCTCGACGCCATGGTGATGGTGGCGGCGCTCCAGCCGCTCACCTCCGTGCGCATGGTGGCCCGGCGCGGCGCCTTCCGCATCCCGCTCATGGGCTGGGGCATGCGGCTGTTCGGTCACATCTCCGTGGACCCGCGCAGCATGCGTGCCTCGCTCCCCGGGCTCCAGCAGGCCCAGCAGGGCGTGGCCCGGCGCTGGTCCACCGTCTTCTTCCCGGAGGGCACGCGCAGCGAGGACGGGAGGATGCGCCCGTTCCACAACAGCGCCTTCCACATCGCCTCTCGCGCCGGGGTGCGCGTGCTGCCCGTCACCGTCTCCGGCTCGTTCGACGTCATGCCCCGGCACAGCAGCTGGGCGCTCCGGAAGGGGACGGTCCACGTCCTCATCCATCCCCCCATGGGACCGCTGGAGCAGACCCATGACGCGGCCGTCGCGGCGTCGACGGCGTGTCACCAGCTCATCGAGGCGGCGCTCCCACGCTCACCTTCGGAGGCGCCGCTCCCGGTCTCCGCCTGA
- a CDS encoding Rieske 2Fe-2S domain-containing protein, with the protein MDARYPFTPYPRGWFQVAWSDELPVGGVMPLSCLGRELVLFRTEDGGAHVLDAYCPHMGAHLGHGGRVQDGHLQCPFHGWRFNGQGSCVAIPHADKVPPGAKLDAWPVHELDGVILVHHAPEHSEPTWRVPALPEAHSEDWVLFHKKQWRIRTHVQEISENIVDPVHFRYVHGTLSLPEAEFSSEGHVFRIDSKVVQPTPRGPVNGRIQAEAHGAGYWAIRFTGITDVTFISAATPVGPEHVALRHTFFARMPPEVGATHNVGRALVTEIIRQVEEDIPIWENKIYRTRPLLSAGDRSIPAFRHWSRQFLEG; encoded by the coding sequence ATGGACGCTCGCTACCCCTTCACTCCCTATCCTCGGGGCTGGTTCCAGGTCGCCTGGTCCGATGAGCTGCCCGTGGGAGGCGTCATGCCTCTGTCCTGTCTCGGCAGGGAGCTGGTGCTCTTCCGGACCGAGGACGGGGGGGCGCACGTGCTCGACGCCTACTGTCCCCACATGGGGGCCCACCTCGGCCACGGAGGCCGCGTCCAGGACGGCCACCTCCAGTGCCCCTTCCATGGCTGGCGCTTCAACGGCCAGGGCTCCTGCGTCGCCATTCCTCACGCGGACAAGGTTCCCCCCGGCGCGAAGCTCGATGCGTGGCCGGTGCACGAGCTCGATGGCGTCATCCTCGTCCACCACGCGCCCGAGCACTCGGAGCCCACGTGGCGGGTGCCGGCCCTCCCCGAGGCCCACTCCGAGGACTGGGTCCTCTTCCACAAGAAGCAGTGGCGCATCCGCACCCACGTGCAGGAGATCTCCGAGAACATCGTGGACCCCGTCCACTTCCGCTACGTCCACGGCACCCTCTCCCTGCCCGAGGCCGAGTTCTCCTCCGAGGGCCACGTCTTCCGGATCGACTCGAAAGTGGTCCAGCCCACGCCTCGAGGCCCCGTCAACGGGCGCATCCAGGCCGAGGCCCACGGGGCCGGCTACTGGGCCATCCGCTTCACGGGCATCACCGACGTGACGTTCATCTCCGCCGCTACCCCCGTGGGCCCCGAGCACGTCGCGCTCCGGCACACCTTCTTCGCCCGAATGCCCCCGGAGGTCGGCGCCACCCACAATGTCGGCAGGGCCCTGGTGACGGAGATCATCCGGCAGGTGGAGGAGGACATCCCCATCTGGGAGAACAAGATCTACCGGACACGCCCCCTGCTCTCGGCCGGAGATCGCTCCATCCCCGCGTTTCGCCACTGGAGTCGCCAGTTCCTCGAAGGGTAG